In [Leptolyngbya] sp. PCC 7376, a genomic segment contains:
- the smc gene encoding chromosome segregation protein SMC: protein MVHIKQIELTHFKSFGGTVAVPLLPGFTVVSGPNGSGKSNILDGILFCLGLASSRGMRAERLPDLINNKQASGKGASETTVSVTFDLEDLAQQYDTEEKDESELKELLSQFRSTDWTVTRKLRVTKSGSYSSIYLINGEVCTATQLHEQLNRLRIYPEGYNVVLQGDVTRIITMNSRERREIIDELAGVAEFDRKINQTRSTLGEVKEREDKCNIIRTELERTLEKLADDRVKAEKYQRLKIDLARQQQQEVLLVWRSLQLQEQKLQSDIASGARERAELNQRINNLDTEIFETNKELETLNAKVKALGEDEQLSVASKLATQKAKRSQWEQRQGELKTQQGRSQSIQTQLLEEIQSNQQTLLRLEEEKLTLQEEALPKLEADRQKALETVEQSREQADELASSSEAWVQEQAGLSRQVQDLQRTLTPQRTEQAQLRERTNQLDQKIAEQGKQLAETNIEIAQKETDLEQYQAQLAQTQTDIQTLAQKFANSEENLRLEKETGDRLQRELRDKQRQLDKLEARSQAQQEAQGTYATKAILNAKLPGVHGLVAQLGQVEKNYQLALEIAAGGRLGFVIVEDDLTASAGINLLKNQRAGRATFLPLNKVRAPKLQTNSIPRYAQGFVDFAVNLIQCDPRYEDVFRYVFGSTAVFQSLNQARSFMGKTRIVTLDGELLETSGAMTGGSVSKRSTLHFGSMAIGESAEITALRDRLEEINDLLRYTENTLLDKEDRVKELSSQLNEARQKEREQRLRVEQIERELNRLRPIAQQLQKSLELNRAELQKEGNRLQELDANLPELEAQLTTLQEQLSQLEESGTHSEWQTIQKTIKTQEVDLQNRIQALAETNQKITDLTSQITRLTDKLNTDETRLKEVSEQLEEFTGQIEVIQTQLDQVTAEIKSTETLLTELSEQMGDAKKQRDAKEVSLKQLQKSQQEANWKLEKLKETQTERTESLQHLQQQIQDHEAELPEDLDESFLQLDEIPDDLKQALTAITEQVEKLQRTIRRTQKKIEELEPVNMLALKEYEKTQERLEELSQKLDTLQEERMEVLARIERFTTRRFQEFKKSFDAVNENFKAIFATLSDGDGYLQLDNAEDPFAGGLNLVAHPKGKPVQRLSSMSGGEKSLTALSFIFSLQKYRPSPFYAFDEVDMFLDGANVERLSKMVKLQAEGAQFLVVSLRRPMIEASQRTIGVTQARGAYTQVLGIEL, encoded by the coding sequence ATGGTGCATATCAAGCAAATTGAGCTAACCCACTTCAAATCCTTTGGTGGTACGGTTGCAGTTCCTCTGTTACCGGGTTTTACCGTTGTTTCAGGGCCGAATGGATCGGGTAAGTCTAATATTCTTGATGGCATTTTATTTTGTTTGGGTTTAGCGAGTTCGCGGGGAATGCGCGCAGAACGTCTCCCCGATCTGATTAACAACAAGCAAGCCTCTGGAAAAGGAGCCTCAGAAACTACTGTTTCGGTGACGTTTGATCTTGAGGATTTAGCGCAGCAGTACGACACAGAAGAAAAAGATGAATCGGAATTAAAGGAACTGCTTAGTCAGTTTCGGAGTACTGATTGGACAGTGACGCGGAAGCTACGGGTCACGAAAAGTGGTAGCTATTCTTCGATCTACTTGATTAATGGCGAAGTTTGTACGGCGACACAACTCCATGAACAGCTAAATCGCCTCCGCATCTATCCCGAAGGTTATAACGTGGTGCTTCAGGGTGATGTGACGCGCATTATCACGATGAACTCGCGGGAGCGACGGGAAATTATTGATGAGCTGGCAGGTGTCGCGGAATTCGACCGGAAAATCAATCAAACGCGTTCGACGCTAGGAGAAGTAAAAGAGCGGGAAGATAAGTGCAATATTATTCGCACAGAGTTGGAACGCACTCTTGAAAAGCTGGCAGATGATCGGGTTAAGGCAGAAAAGTATCAGCGTTTAAAAATTGACCTCGCGCGGCAACAGCAACAGGAAGTTTTATTGGTCTGGCGATCGCTGCAATTACAAGAGCAAAAATTACAATCAGATATCGCGTCTGGTGCAAGGGAACGGGCAGAATTAAATCAACGGATTAATAATCTCGATACGGAAATTTTTGAGACTAATAAAGAATTAGAAACCCTTAATGCCAAGGTGAAAGCTCTCGGCGAAGATGAGCAGCTTTCTGTTGCGTCGAAATTGGCAACCCAAAAAGCAAAGCGTAGTCAGTGGGAACAACGGCAAGGTGAACTCAAAACGCAACAGGGGCGATCGCAGTCCATTCAGACGCAGCTTTTAGAGGAAATTCAATCGAATCAACAGACCTTGTTGCGGTTAGAAGAAGAGAAGTTGACTTTGCAGGAAGAGGCGCTTCCTAAACTTGAGGCAGACCGTCAAAAAGCTTTAGAAACGGTTGAGCAAAGTCGTGAACAGGCGGATGAATTGGCAAGTTCCTCCGAAGCTTGGGTGCAGGAGCAAGCTGGATTATCGCGGCAGGTGCAGGATTTGCAACGGACTCTAACGCCGCAACGGACGGAACAAGCTCAATTGCGCGAACGGACGAATCAGCTTGACCAAAAGATTGCTGAGCAAGGGAAACAGCTTGCCGAAACGAATATCGAGATTGCTCAAAAGGAAACTGACCTCGAACAATATCAAGCGCAACTTGCTCAAACTCAAACAGATATTCAAACTCTCGCGCAAAAGTTTGCCAATTCTGAAGAGAATCTACGACTTGAAAAAGAAACGGGCGATCGCCTCCAGCGGGAATTACGCGATAAACAACGGCAACTCGATAAGCTCGAAGCCCGTTCCCAAGCACAACAGGAAGCTCAAGGAACTTACGCGACCAAAGCGATTTTGAATGCAAAATTGCCCGGTGTGCATGGTTTGGTTGCGCAGCTCGGTCAGGTGGAGAAAAATTATCAACTTGCCCTCGAAATTGCGGCGGGTGGTCGCCTCGGCTTTGTGATTGTGGAAGATGACCTCACTGCATCAGCAGGTATTAATCTCCTTAAAAATCAACGGGCTGGACGAGCCACATTTTTGCCTTTAAATAAAGTTCGCGCCCCCAAACTCCAAACCAATAGTATTCCTCGTTATGCCCAGGGATTTGTTGATTTTGCAGTGAATTTGATTCAGTGTGACCCGCGATATGAAGACGTTTTTCGGTATGTGTTTGGCAGCACCGCCGTCTTCCAAAGTCTTAATCAAGCTCGTAGTTTTATGGGCAAAACCCGCATTGTTACCCTCGATGGTGAACTGCTCGAAACCTCTGGCGCAATGACGGGCGGTAGCGTCTCGAAGCGCTCAACATTGCATTTTGGCAGCATGGCGATAGGAGAATCCGCTGAAATCACAGCTCTGCGCGATCGCCTCGAAGAGATTAATGATTTGCTGCGCTACACCGAAAATACCCTCCTCGACAAAGAAGATCGCGTTAAGGAATTATCCAGTCAGCTAAATGAAGCTCGCCAAAAAGAACGGGAGCAGAGATTACGGGTAGAACAAATCGAACGGGAATTAAATCGCCTCAGACCTATTGCACAACAATTACAAAAGTCCCTTGAACTTAATCGCGCAGAGTTACAAAAAGAGGGCAATCGCCTCCAAGAACTTGATGCCAACTTGCCCGAACTCGAAGCACAATTAACAACCTTGCAAGAGCAACTCTCTCAGCTTGAAGAATCGGGAACCCATAGTGAATGGCAGACCATCCAAAAGACCATCAAAACCCAAGAAGTTGATCTGCAAAATCGTATTCAGGCTCTCGCTGAAACCAATCAAAAAATCACCGATTTAACCTCTCAAATTACGCGCCTGACCGACAAACTCAATACCGATGAAACTCGTCTGAAGGAAGTTAGTGAACAGCTCGAAGAATTCACTGGGCAAATTGAAGTCATTCAAACCCAACTCGATCAGGTGACTGCTGAGATTAAATCGACGGAGACGTTGTTGACAGAATTATCTGAACAAATGGGTGATGCGAAGAAACAACGAGATGCGAAGGAAGTTTCTCTTAAGCAACTGCAAAAATCCCAACAGGAGGCCAACTGGAAACTCGAAAAACTCAAAGAAACCCAGACAGAACGTACAGAATCTCTCCAACATCTTCAGCAGCAAATTCAAGACCATGAAGCAGAACTCCCTGAGGATTTAGACGAGTCATTTTTACAGCTTGATGAAATTCCTGATGACCTTAAGCAAGCTCTCACCGCAATTACTGAGCAAGTCGAAAAGCTTCAACGCACCATTCGTCGTACTCAAAAGAAAATTGAAGAGTTGGAACCAGTAAATATGCTGGCGCTCAAAGAATATGAGAAAACCCAAGAGCGTTTAGAAGAGCTATCCCAAAAACTGGATACGCTTCAAGAAGAGCGGATGGAAGTGTTGGCGAGAATTGAACGATTTACAACGCGCCGTTTTCAGGAGTTTAAAAAATCGTTCGATGCAGTCAATGAAAACTTTAAAGCGATTTTTGCAACATTATCCGATGGTGACGGCTATCTCCAACTGGATAATGCCGAAGATCCGTTTGCTGGCGGTTTGAATTTGGTGGCGCACCCGAAGGGTAAACCTGTACAGCGTTTGAGCTCGATGTCTGGTGGAGAAAAATCCTTGACGGCTTTGTCTTTTATTTTTTCGCTACAAAAGTACCGCCCATCTCCTTTCTATGCCTTTGATGAGGTAGATATGTTCCTCGACGGTGCGAACGTTGAACGCCTCTCAAAAATGGTGAAACTACAAGCGGAAGGGGCGCAATTTTTAGTTGTTAGTTTGCGTCGTCCGATGATTGAGGCCTCTCAGAGAACAATTGGTGTCACCCAAGCGCGTGGTGCTTATACGCAGGTTCTCGGCATTGAATTGTAA
- a CDS encoding ammonium transporter: MIDQLWLLICSGLVLLMQAGFMCLESGLTRSKNSINVAVKNLSDFGVSVSLFWLMGYGVMFGLSRVGAIGSTDFFFNATTNPETATFFLYQAMFCGTATTIISGAIAERLKFSAYMLIVVLVSGLIYPLYGHWAWNEGGWLYELGFLDFAGSTVVHGMGAWISLAALIVVGARRGKFTEDGEQKIQGSNLPFAVLGTLLLWVGWIGFNGGSTFALNEEVPNIIVNTILAGVAGMVAAMILSQIQTQRVEVEDLINGSLAGLVAITACCNVVSNPLAVIIGITAAAVAKGVSVLLRRQKIDDAVDAIAVHGGAGMWGTLCVGLFGNIDNRYEQILIQLLGIGVALLWGAGLTWVILVVLNRWRSLRVLPEEENIGLNISEHGAKTDAYDLFQVMDHQANTQDLTLRVPVEPFTEVGHIATRYNQVMDSLERNHRTNAESLEELYTLTASLIAVIENQNYNPDAFDEFGDRPDELGVLARSLQQLLELISHQEKEAKEYKFKQQNYLKVILSEIFHNRFDKPVGFYEAQLEKLQIDEMSGMLANAITVETFEEFTNALTRELEKW; this comes from the coding sequence ATGATTGACCAGTTGTGGCTGTTAATTTGTTCTGGGTTGGTGTTGCTAATGCAGGCGGGATTTATGTGCCTAGAATCTGGCCTAACTCGCTCAAAAAATAGCATTAATGTCGCGGTAAAAAACCTCTCTGATTTTGGGGTGTCGGTCAGTCTATTTTGGCTAATGGGCTATGGGGTTATGTTCGGCTTATCCCGCGTCGGTGCCATTGGTTCAACAGACTTTTTTTTTAATGCCACCACCAATCCTGAGACCGCAACATTTTTTCTCTACCAAGCGATGTTTTGTGGCACTGCTACGACAATTATTTCGGGGGCGATCGCCGAGCGTCTGAAATTTAGTGCGTATATGTTGATTGTCGTGCTGGTTTCGGGTTTAATTTATCCGCTGTATGGTCATTGGGCGTGGAATGAAGGTGGTTGGTTATACGAGCTGGGGTTCCTGGATTTTGCAGGAAGCACTGTGGTGCATGGCATGGGTGCATGGATTAGTCTGGCTGCCTTGATTGTGGTGGGGGCAAGGCGAGGCAAATTTACAGAGGATGGCGAACAGAAAATCCAAGGCTCTAATTTGCCCTTTGCAGTACTCGGGACATTACTGCTCTGGGTGGGCTGGATTGGCTTTAATGGCGGCAGTACTTTCGCTCTTAATGAAGAAGTTCCAAATATTATTGTCAACACGATTCTCGCAGGCGTGGCGGGGATGGTTGCGGCGATGATCCTCAGTCAAATTCAGACGCAGCGAGTCGAGGTGGAAGATTTAATTAATGGGTCTCTCGCGGGACTTGTGGCGATTACTGCCTGTTGTAATGTCGTCTCAAATCCTCTCGCAGTAATCATTGGCATTACAGCAGCAGCTGTGGCAAAAGGGGTTTCGGTATTATTACGACGTCAAAAAATTGATGATGCGGTGGATGCGATCGCCGTCCATGGTGGTGCAGGAATGTGGGGAACTTTATGCGTCGGATTATTTGGCAATATCGATAATCGCTATGAGCAAATTTTGATTCAATTGCTCGGTATTGGTGTGGCGTTGCTGTGGGGGGCAGGATTAACTTGGGTGATTTTGGTTGTTCTCAATCGGTGGCGATCGCTGCGGGTCTTGCCAGAAGAAGAAAATATTGGTCTCAATATTTCTGAACATGGCGCGAAAACTGATGCCTACGATCTCTTTCAAGTAATGGATCACCAGGCGAATACCCAAGATTTAACTCTTCGTGTTCCCGTTGAACCCTTTACTGAAGTCGGACATATCGCTACCCGCTATAACCAAGTGATGGATTCTCTCGAACGCAACCATCGCACCAATGCCGAATCCCTCGAAGAACTCTACACGCTCACTGCCTCCCTCATCGCCGTGATCGAAAACCAAAATTACAATCCTGATGCCTTTGATGAATTTGGCGATCGCCCTGATGAGTTAGGCGTTTTGGCGCGATCGCTCCAGCAACTTTTAGAATTAATTAGCCACCAAGAAAAAGAAGCCAAAGAATATAAATTCAAACAGCAGAATTACTTGAAAGTTATACTCAGCGAAATTTTTCATAATCGTTTCGATAAGCCTGTTGGTTTCTATGAAGCTCAATTAGAAAAGTTGCAGATCGATGAAATGTCGGGAATGTTAGCTAATGCAATCACTGTTGAAACTTTCGAAGAATTTACCAATGCACTAACTAGAGAACTTGAGAAGTGGTAA
- a CDS encoding TrkA family potassium uptake protein yields MQKPFQKIATGSFFFVATIIFAVLGYMVFGWTILESFYMVVITIFGVGYGEVKPLETTPEKLFTIFVILAGTSAAIYGVGGFVQMVTEGEINRAFEAERQRQNISNLENHVLICGFGYIGQILAQKLEDTEQQFVVIGIDPEQMAIAEQRGYLTQEGDPADERILHESGIEKAKALATVLESDASNVFIALTARELNADLMILARGEVPSTEKKLRLAGADHVILPASVSGARIANLITTPPATDFFTQPTEQEHLNDLLQQIQVQMIELAIAPQSSLVGKTVRELEIRGKGAFIVVALKRFQGEFFTHPSPTLMLNSGDLLTVLGHEEDIPKFARFYQLHRAK; encoded by the coding sequence ATGCAAAAACCGTTTCAGAAAATTGCGACTGGGTCGTTTTTTTTTGTGGCGACGATTATTTTTGCTGTGCTGGGCTATATGGTGTTCGGCTGGACGATCCTCGAATCGTTTTACATGGTGGTGATTACGATTTTTGGGGTCGGCTATGGGGAAGTGAAACCTTTAGAAACAACACCCGAAAAACTGTTTACAATTTTTGTGATTTTGGCGGGGACATCAGCGGCTATTTATGGGGTGGGAGGATTTGTTCAGATGGTGACGGAGGGTGAAATTAATCGCGCTTTTGAGGCGGAACGGCAGCGGCAAAATATTTCTAATTTAGAAAATCATGTGTTGATTTGTGGGTTTGGATATATCGGACAGATTTTGGCGCAAAAGCTAGAGGATACAGAACAGCAATTTGTTGTGATTGGGATTGATCCAGAGCAGATGGCGATCGCCGAACAACGAGGCTATTTAACTCAAGAAGGTGATCCGGCAGATGAACGAATTTTGCATGAGTCGGGTATCGAGAAAGCGAAGGCTTTGGCGACGGTTTTAGAGAGTGATGCGAGTAATGTTTTTATTGCTTTGACGGCGCGGGAGCTGAATGCCGATTTAATGATTTTGGCGCGAGGAGAAGTGCCGAGTACAGAGAAAAAATTACGGTTGGCAGGGGCTGATCATGTCATTTTGCCAGCGAGTGTGAGTGGGGCAAGGATTGCGAATTTAATCACGACACCACCAGCGACAGATTTTTTCACTCAGCCTACAGAACAGGAACATTTAAATGATCTGCTTCAACAAATTCAGGTGCAAATGATTGAGTTGGCGATCGCCCCCCAATCTTCTCTGGTGGGCAAAACGGTGCGAGAACTGGAAATTCGGGGTAAAGGGGCTTTTATTGTGGTGGCCTTAAAACGGTTTCAAGGAGAATTTTTTACTCATCCGAGTCCAACTTTAATGTTGAATTCTGGTGATCTCTTGACTGTTCTGGGTCATGAGGAAGATATCCCGAAATTTGCTCGTTTTTATCAGCTTCACCGAGCAAAATAA
- a CDS encoding transposase produces MTGEEESSILPKAYSLDLRQKIVDAYERGGVSQSSLARQFGVAKSFVQKLLDQKRLTGSIAPKKRSQQTPPKLNEEHQTILRQLLTKKNDATLAELCDEMEKRTGLRVANSTMHRTLRRMGYSLKKNILSRP; encoded by the coding sequence TTGACTGGTGAGGAAGAAAGTAGCATCTTGCCGAAAGCCTACTCATTAGACTTAAGACAGAAAATAGTGGATGCCTACGAAAGGGGTGGTGTGAGTCAAAGTAGTCTTGCCCGACAATTTGGAGTGGCGAAAAGTTTTGTACAAAAGCTCCTCGACCAAAAACGACTGACAGGGTCGATTGCTCCGAAAAAACGAAGCCAACAAACACCTCCCAAATTAAACGAAGAGCATCAAACAATATTGCGCCAGTTGCTCACCAAGAAAAACGATGCGACGCTAGCGGAACTATGTGATGAGATGGAGAAACGCACTGGTCTCCGTGTGGCCAATAGCACCATGCATCGCACCTTAAGAAGAATGGGATATAGCCTCAAAAAAAACATTCTATCCAGACCTTAA
- a CDS encoding IS630 family transposase: MQQARYDFWQKMQATLAKNLIFIDESGVNLAMTRLRARSEKGKRAYSPKSSKRGKNVSLIGALGFKGMVANYHLLGSTDGLTFEAFISQKLIPNLWAGACVVMDNCSIHLGESVRTMIEAVGAKLIYLPPYSPDFSPIENCWSKLKSTLKSIGARTYLALDKAIEVAFSKITLDDIRCWFTHCCYCTSLD, encoded by the coding sequence GTGCAACAAGCCAGATATGATTTTTGGCAGAAAATGCAAGCGACTCTAGCGAAAAACTTGATTTTTATCGATGAATCGGGCGTGAACTTAGCCATGACAAGACTGAGGGCACGTTCTGAGAAAGGGAAACGAGCTTATAGTCCGAAATCCAGTAAACGAGGCAAGAATGTTTCTTTGATTGGAGCATTAGGCTTCAAGGGAATGGTCGCTAATTATCATCTGCTGGGGAGTACGGATGGATTAACCTTTGAAGCATTCATCAGCCAGAAGTTAATACCAAACTTATGGGCGGGAGCATGTGTGGTGATGGATAACTGTTCGATTCATTTAGGAGAGTCAGTACGCACAATGATTGAGGCCGTGGGAGCTAAGTTGATTTACCTTCCTCCCTATTCTCCAGATTTTTCACCCATTGAAAATTGCTGGTCAAAGTTGAAAAGTACCTTGAAAAGTATCGGGGCAAGAACTTATCTAGCTCTAGACAAGGCAATTGAGGTAGCTTTTTCCAAGATTACCCTTGATGATATTCGATGCTGGTTTACACATTGCTGCTATTGCACCTCACTCGACTAG
- a CDS encoding transposase family protein has product MICCDCEKGSTHDFKLLKKSRVHFQQGQLCLADAGYQGLHKRHQRSHTPHKKPKGAEQKQKNQFLAAQRIIIEMV; this is encoded by the coding sequence ATTATCTGTTGTGACTGTGAGAAAGGTAGCACCCATGACTTCAAACTACTCAAAAAGAGTAGAGTGCATTTTCAGCAGGGACAACTCTGCCTTGCCGATGCCGGATATCAAGGTCTACACAAGCGACATCAGCGGAGTCACACTCCTCACAAGAAGCCTAAAGGTGCGGAGCAGAAACAGAAGAATCAGTTCTTAGCAGCTCAAAGAATCATCATTGAGATGGTATAG
- a CDS encoding transposase family protein, giving the protein MLTYEQLQHLSPEQFRRACGVKLQTFNRLVEVLAEAKAKQKPGRPSVLSLENQLLFTLEYPREYRTYFPIVQSWGIHESTVCRMVQKTENTLIKETDCHLPGMKQLHGSEELSLTVVVMDATEQAIEKPQKTTSLLLREKEASFP; this is encoded by the coding sequence ATGCTGACTTACGAACAGCTCCAACATTTATCTCCAGAACAATTCAGGAGAGCCTGTGGAGTTAAACTTCAGACCTTCAATCGTCTGGTAGAAGTCCTAGCAGAAGCTAAAGCAAAGCAAAAACCCGGTCGTCCCAGTGTTTTATCCCTGGAAAATCAGCTACTCTTCACCTTGGAATATCCGAGGGAATATCGCACTTATTTTCCTATCGTTCAATCATGGGGCATTCATGAATCAACAGTTTGTCGCATGGTGCAAAAAACAGAGAATACACTCATCAAAGAAACCGATTGCCACTTACCCGGCATGAAACAGCTCCATGGTTCAGAAGAGTTATCTCTAACAGTAGTGGTGATGGATGCCACAGAACAGGCGATTGAAAAGCCCCAAAAAACAACGTCTTTACTACTCAGAGAAAAAGAAGCATCATTCCCTTAA
- a CDS encoding pitrilysin family protein has product MTSILVSPPRLNQPTVKTLPNGLTVVAEQVPVDVVSLNVWMNLGSAVEADSINGMAHFLEHMIFKGTPRIASGEFEQRIEAKGAVTNAATSQEYTHYYVTCAPQDFAELAPLQLDVLLNPSIPDDAFERERHVVLEEIRRSEDNPRRRTYFRAIETGFETLPYRRPVLGPASVIEGLQAQQMRDFHGFWYQPQRMTAAVVGNLPGDRLIELVAEAFDNLYQPKTVAAVPTLSNLKPEQAFTEIVRREYEDDSIQQARLVMMWRVPGLNQLENTYSLDLLAMILGQGKVSRLYRDLREQRGSVSQISVSNFTQKHQGVLYLSAKLPAENIPEVEAAIVDHIRTIQRESVLEQELERVKTQVANRFIFGNERPGDRTNLYGYYQSLFGSLEPALNYVERIQKITADDIQAAARQYLDPSAYAVVSIKPKF; this is encoded by the coding sequence ATGACCTCCATCCTAGTGTCTCCGCCACGTCTCAACCAACCAACCGTCAAGACATTACCGAATGGTTTAACTGTGGTCGCAGAACAGGTACCGGTTGATGTTGTCAGTCTCAATGTCTGGATGAATCTGGGGTCTGCCGTCGAAGCCGATAGTATTAATGGCATGGCTCACTTTTTAGAGCACATGATTTTTAAAGGCACACCTCGTATTGCTAGTGGTGAATTTGAGCAGCGCATCGAAGCAAAAGGCGCAGTCACCAATGCCGCCACGAGCCAAGAATATACCCACTATTACGTCACCTGTGCACCCCAAGATTTTGCAGAGTTGGCACCGTTGCAACTGGATGTTTTACTCAATCCCAGTATTCCCGATGATGCTTTTGAGCGAGAACGTCATGTGGTTCTCGAAGAAATTCGGCGGTCGGAAGATAATCCCCGTCGTCGCACTTATTTTCGGGCAATTGAAACAGGATTTGAAACATTACCCTATCGTCGCCCTGTCCTTGGTCCTGCCTCTGTAATTGAAGGACTGCAAGCGCAACAAATGCGTGATTTTCATGGATTTTGGTATCAGCCCCAACGGATGACTGCTGCTGTCGTGGGAAATCTTCCCGGCGATCGCCTGATTGAATTAGTCGCAGAGGCCTTTGATAATCTATATCAACCAAAAACGGTTGCTGCGGTACCGACTCTCTCCAACCTCAAACCAGAGCAAGCTTTCACTGAAATTGTTCGCCGTGAATATGAAGATGACAGTATCCAGCAAGCACGACTAGTCATGATGTGGCGAGTACCCGGTCTAAACCAGCTCGAAAATACCTATAGTCTTGATTTGCTGGCGATGATTTTAGGTCAGGGGAAAGTATCCCGCCTCTATCGTGATCTTCGTGAACAACGGGGTTCAGTTTCACAAATCAGCGTGAGTAACTTCACGCAAAAGCATCAAGGGGTACTATATCTCTCCGCAAAATTACCCGCTGAAAATATACCCGAGGTAGAGGCTGCAATTGTCGATCACATCAGAACTATTCAACGAGAATCTGTTTTAGAGCAAGAGCTTGAAAGGGTTAAAACTCAAGTAGCAAATCGCTTTATTTTTGGGAATGAGCGTCCCGGCGATCGAACGAATCTTTATGGCTATTATCAGTCTTTATTTGGATCTCTGGAACCTGCTTTAAATTACGTTGAACGTATTCAGAAAATCACTGCTGATGATATTCAAGCTGCGGCTCGTCAATACCTAGACCCAAGTGCTTATGCTGTCGTGTCGATTAAACCAAAATTCTAA
- a CDS encoding phosphatase PAP2 family protein gives MLVIEFLQAFLGDRWLSFFLTITHLGDQPSYIVLLSLYFWLVSPVQGRQLGLVLSLSIISNFLLKDAFSLPRPYLLNPDVATPAAFEKQSSFSFPSGHAQGITTVWVTIAHYQQKTWVWTVAIALIFLVALSRVYLGVHFPIDVIAGIFVGIIWATLGFWSNDNADSFCYQLEQKILIWITGGMLAIAFPEFAAVLGVFCGFFTVTTKNHLVPTTWLSKTILGMLGIIIVLTLHTLLSKISLLLPEISLIDYTRYLAIALCITEGVPWLWRRIQPVR, from the coding sequence ATGTTAGTCATCGAGTTTCTACAGGCTTTTCTCGGCGATCGCTGGCTGTCATTCTTCCTGACGATCACTCATCTGGGAGACCAACCGTCTTACATTGTGCTGCTGAGTTTATATTTTTGGTTGGTTAGTCCAGTACAAGGCCGTCAGCTCGGTTTGGTATTGAGCCTCAGCATTATTAGTAATTTTTTATTGAAAGATGCGTTTAGTTTGCCTCGTCCCTACCTACTCAACCCAGATGTGGCAACACCAGCCGCCTTCGAAAAACAAAGTAGTTTTAGTTTTCCAAGCGGTCATGCCCAAGGTATCACAACAGTATGGGTGACAATTGCTCACTACCAACAAAAAACATGGGTTTGGACAGTGGCGATCGCCTTGATTTTTTTAGTGGCTCTCTCGCGAGTTTATCTGGGGGTTCATTTTCCAATTGATGTAATCGCTGGGATTTTTGTCGGCATCATTTGGGCAACTCTCGGCTTCTGGAGTAACGATAACGCAGACAGCTTTTGTTATCAGCTCGAACAAAAAATTTTAATTTGGATTACAGGCGGGATGTTGGCGATCGCCTTTCCAGAGTTTGCGGCAGTACTGGGTGTGTTCTGTGGCTTTTTCACTGTCACAACAAAAAATCATCTAGTTCCAACAACTTGGCTAAGCAAAACTATCCTTGGAATGCTCGGCATTATCATCGTTCTTACACTGCATACTTTACTAAGCAAAATAAGCCTACTACTGCCAGAAATTTCTCTCATTGATTACACACGTTATCTGGCGATCGCACTCTGCATTACAGAAGGTGTACCGTGGCTATGGCGACGCATTCAGCCAGTAAGATAG